A stretch of the Ciona intestinalis unplaced genomic scaffold, KH HT000184.2, whole genome shotgun sequence genome encodes the following:
- the LOC100184181 gene encoding LOW QUALITY PROTEIN: isoamyl acetate-hydrolyzing esterase 1 homolog (The sequence of the model RefSeq protein was modified relative to this genomic sequence to represent the inferred CDS: inserted 1 base in 1 codon), whose translation MGTWPRVILFGDSLTQHGYEGLGWAVRISSLLQRKCDVMNXGYSGYNTNFAVKVLDKALDQSLLQNVAVITIFFGANDASLEDMNKWQHVPLNDYEDNLKKMIKHCVDHGVSKEKIIFISPPPVDEALWLIKMKEMGLPYDTSDRKLKVTEKYAEVCKKVANTAGCKYIDLWSALMNTADLKKYLSDGLHLNDTGSLLLADCITPVIQELTSHLPMQLPAWDVFDL comes from the exons ATGGGTACCTGGCCGCGCGTTATACTATTCGGAGATTCTTTAACCCAGCATGGTTACGAGGGTTTAGGTTGGGCAGTGCGGATAAGTAGCCTTTTGCAgcgaaaatgtgacgtcatga aGGGATATTCTGGTTACAATACTAATTTCGCGGTTAAAGTGCTGGACAAGGCTTTGGATCAATCTCTTTTGCAG aatgtTGCAGTAATCACCATATTCTTTGGGGCAAATGACGCTAGCTTGGAGGACATGAATAAATGGCAGCATGTTCCATTGAATGATTATGAAGACAACCTGAAGAAAATGATCAAACATTGTGTTGATCATGGTGTttctaaagaaaaaataatatttatatccCCACCACCAGTAGATGAAGCT TTGTGGTTAATAAAAATGAAGGAAATGGGGTTACCATATGACACATCAGATCGAAAATTGAAAGTGACAGAAAAGTATGCTGAAGTCTGCAAAAAG GTTGCCAATACGGCTGGCTGCAAATATATTGACTTATGGAGTGCCCTGATGAACACTGCAGACCTAAAGAAATATCTATCTGATGGTTTGCATCTAAATGATACAGGCAGTCTATTATTAGCAGATTGCATTACCCCTGTTATCCAAGAATTGACCAGTCATTTACCTATGCAATTACCTGCTTGGGATGTGTTTGATTTATAG
- the LOC100178611 gene encoding NACHT domain- and WD repeat-containing protein 1: protein MPKLLDDTKYTKDANEERIILIQGRKVNLNRLEQTNVVRIFVSSTFSDMRVERNTLLEKAYPDLRSFCQKLGLDFQAMDMRWGIQDSAMIDHSICELCLDEIKTCKRLSIGPFFVAFLGNRYGYRPVPSTISVQNFDKFEVIANEKGYTSSNLLTKWYQKDANAVPVHYVLQPITSEYPHFNDDDVKYEKERNIQRQKWSDTSQQLADVIRKCASEARRRKLLVKIKGEHFFESVTELEIKEGLFSSAGSATYLYEREISDLQHNISDTAARNFVDLSGNTENLLNNLKAEVTKLGQTKGNSSLVKTYKVKWAAGKGITEKSKSHSAYLTKFCHDFVTDFKTAISQAVSNSGKQEEKAAEKSDLLFDEVIHHAAFAQTKLKSFCGRSQLIETILSKLDGDTSSQPVVAFGESGRGKTALMAKLVDSRRNMSSNESLVYRFLGTSPHSSNIHSVLQSITLQICELIPTPPPLYHELQNFTSLVMKFNEVLDTASAVISRGDTQTHLGEKLIIFLDSLDQLSELDGAHRLNWLPKHLPPHVHIILSTLPDLNLGILDTLHRTLPSSNFTEVTDLDRETGCEILNTWLKDSGRTLSQPQHDFVMDAFVKSPQPLYLKLAFDEARLWKSYTDVSSLYLGKSAKEAISLFFKRLENTHGELFVARSIGYLVASRNGLGEAELNDLLSLDNEVLDCSYRHWSPPSHNVVRIPTLLWTRLRNDLGADIVERQSTGYTVLALYHRQFIEVARQRYLGSDVKEKVHQNIAEYFLGKWSDGKKKSLKLNIWKNKEMKANRNVATQPLKFTAKIFNFRKLDELPFQLLSAGMWQELNDVVVSSADWLTHKIEAFSIKEMLQDYDMILSKKPDTEITLIRNALKLAKPTLEFPGKVTNHVCSEIIGRLAYFTKDFPRLVGKLVTESEQLLKRMNKMCLIPLCGSFPPPGGPLRTTLTGFSKSVTCMEVSCDASALFAGSRDGTIMIWELGVDEVLHTIHLHKDTVLCFATAGLRLASSSADNTLQVLNWDTGSIVASMVEDHTEHTYHCNLALNDDGTVLVSACGKQINIWDVSSSSIQHSIKESNYLSCNILLCGQAVIAGYKNGAIMSWSLETGNTMYDTTTGNNGTKNENSGIFSVANFLIQDKLMSLFNNGKVDLYNSSSGVLISSYDVDTNVEMSACAGGYVAFSCEKEIHVWKIEGQELKKTSVLQHHHDSVSTLNFNKTGDILVSGGRDHTLLCWTIGKDGITLADNMSGMGAPVDHVVLSGNIVASSSKNVFYVKLWNLNRTKVVKDPPSFPFQLGNHVISSCGKYICYFYEDLIIHDLELKSNVKVMRAGKSEITCMKFTPDSCYIVCATVKGDLELVHCVDHQVMQTTSISNSSVSLLALSSDGSQLLAVTGNGDMETLHFMKTEGFEPVMECLTCSIGIEDAVTAVSLSPENSGYITAFIGVNSGIISVVSVHLAAGSSPKVTLQVILKEHKSKVTNLTLSSDRQMLFSGSEGATRRIWKFKSGEWKLHQEMLFDSLLNTGVTCSAFISDSYVITGSQERSIKVWNTNTGELVASQYVYATVTDIVAVNDANIILTTDFGYIIQNYLLIPRVPVGDRPENSSLGNVAPSSQNKTLKIRSSTCAVV, encoded by the exons ATGCCGAAACTTTTGGACGACACAAAATACACCAAAGATGCTAATGAGGAAAGAATTATTTTGATTCAAGGTAGAAAAGTTAACTTGAACAGACTGGAACAAACGAATGTTGTGCGCATATTTGTCAGTTCAACATTTTCTG acATGAGGGTCGAACGCAATACTTTGCTTGAAAAAGCTTACCCAGACCTGCGGAGCTTTTGCCAAAAACTTGGTCTAGATTTCCAG GCAATGGACATGAGATGGGGTATACAGGATTCAGCAATGATTGATCACTCAATATGTGAGCTCTGCCTTGATGAAATAAAAACCTGCAAGAGATTGTCTATTGGACCATTTTTTGTG GCATTCTTGGGGAACAGATATGGTTACCGGCCAGTGCCTTCTACTATTTCTGTTCAAAACTTTGATAAATTCGAGGTTATTGCTAATGAGAAAGGCTACACATCCTCCAATCTTCTGACTAAATG GTACCAAAAAGACGCAAATGCTGTTCCAGTACACTATGTTCTTCAGCCTATTACCTCGGAATATCCTCATTTTAACGATGATGATGTAAAGTATgagaaagaaagaaatattcaGAGGCAGAAATGGTCGGATACATCACAGCAACTTGCGGATGTTATTCGTAAATGTGCAAGTGAAGCCAGGAGAAGAAAACTGCTTGTTAAAATCAAAGGAGAACACTTCTTTGAATCTG TCACAGAACTTGAAATAAAGGAAGGTCTCTTCTCCAGCGCTGGGTCTGCTACATATTTATACGAAAGAGAAATAAGTGACCTGCAACACAATATCTCTGACACAGCTGCTCGTAATTTTGTTGATCTGAGTGGAAATACAGAA aATCTCTTAAATAACCTGAAGGCTGAAGTCACCAAACTTGGTCAAACAAAAGGCAATTCCAGCTTGGTGAAAACCTACAAAGTTAAATGGGCTGCAGGAAAGG GCATTACCGAGAAGTCTAAAAGTCATTCTGCATATCTTACAAAATTTTGTCATGATTTTGTCACTGACTTCAAAACTGCTATTTCACAAGCTGTATCTAACTCGGGTAAACAAGAAGAAAAGGCAGCGGAAAAATCTGACTTACTTTTCGATGAAGTGATACATCATGCAGCTTTTGCTCAGACAAAACTAAAGTCTTTTTGTGGAAGGTCCCAACTTATTG AAACTATTTTGAGCAAGCTTGATGGTGATACTTCCAGCCAGCCAGTTGTAGCATTTGGTGAATCAGGACGTGGTAAAACTGCACTGATGGCAAAACTGGTCGATTCAAGACGAAACATGTCTTCAAATGAATCCTTGGTTTATCGGTTTTTGGGAACTTCTCCACATTCATCAAACATACACAGTGTTTTACAG TCCATTACCTTGCAAATATGCGAGTTAATACCAACACCTCCACCTCTTTACCATGAGCTGCAAAACTTTACGTCACTTGTTATGAAGTTTAATGAAGTCTTGGACACTGCATCTGCTGTAATAAGCAGAGGAGACACTCAAACACATCTAGGagaaaaacttattattttccTTGATTCATTGGACCAGCTGTCAGAACTTGATGGTGCACACAG ATTGAACTGGTTGCCCAAACATCTGCCACCTCATGTTCACATCATACTTTCCACACTACCTGATCTTAATCTTGGTATACTGGACACCTTACATCGAACACTGCCCAGCTCTAACTTCACTGAAGTGACAGACCTTGATAGAGAGACAGGGTGTGAGATATTAAACACTTGGTTGAAAGATTCGGGAAGAACACTGTCTCAACCACAACATGATTTTGTGATGGATGCTTTTGTGAAATCTCCACAACCACTTTATTTAAAG CTTGCCTTTGATGAAGCAAGGTTATGGAAATCATATACTGACGTATCTTCTCTTTATCTTGGGAAGTCGGCAAAGGAGGCAATTTCTCTTTTCTTTAAACGACTTGAGAATACACACGGAGAACTCTTTGTAGCAAGGTCCATTGGCTATCTTGTGGCATCCAG aaatggTCTGGGTGAAGCAGAGTTAAATGATTTGCTTTCACTCGATAATGAAGTATTAGATTGCTCATACCGACATTGGTCCCCACCATCGCATAATGTGGTTCGTATTCCAACATTGTTGTGGACAAGACTAAGAAACGACTTGGGAGCTGATATTGTGGAAAGACAGTCAACTGGTTACACTGTGCTTGCACTTTATCATAG aCAATTTATAGAAGTAGCAAGGCAAAGATATCTTGGTAGTGATGTCAAAGAAAAAGTTCATCAAAATATCGCGGAGTACTTTCTTGGGAAGTGGTCTGATGGAAAGAAGAAGtctttgaaattaaatatttggaaaaacaaagaaatgaaaGCCAACAGGAATGTTGCAACACAG CCGCTAAAATTTACTGCAAAAATTTTCAACTTTCGGAAACTGGATGAACTCCCTTTTCAACTCTTAAGCGCCGGCATGTGGCAAGAATTAAATGATGTGGTAGTCTCTAGCGCAGACTGGCTAACACACAAAATCGAAGCTTTTTCAATCAAAG AAATGCTTCAAGATTATGATATGATACTTTCAAAGAAACCAGACACTGAAATCACATTGATCAGAAATGCTTTAAAACTTGCTAAGCCAACCCTGGAATTTCCAG GTAAAGTTACAAACCATGTATGTAGTGAAATAATTGGTAGGTTGGCTTACTTCACCAAAGATTTCCCACGATTAGTTGGGAAGCTAGTAACAGAGTCCGAACAGCTCCTGAAGAGAATGAACAAGATGTGTTTGATCCCTTTATGTGGTTCATTTCCCCCACCTG GTGGTCCACTGCGTACCACACTCACAGGTTTCAGCAAGTCTGTCACATGCATGGAAGTTTCATGTGATGCATCTGCATTGTTTGCTGGCTCCCGTGATGGGACAATCATGATATGGGAACTAGGTGTGGATGAAGTATTACACACAATACATCTACATAAGGATACAGTGCTCTGCTTTGCCACTGCAG GTTTAAGATTGGCTTCCTCATCCGCTGATAATACATTGCAAGTATTGAATTGGGATACAGGAAGCATTGTAGCTTCCATGGTGGAGGATCACACAGAACATACCTATCATTGTAACCTTGCATTGAATGATGATGGTACAGTACTTGTATCTGCATGTGGTAAACAG ATCAATATTTGGGATGTGTCTTCTTCAAGTATCCAGCACTCCATAAAAGAATCAAATTATCTCTcatgtaatattttactttgtggtcAAGCTGTTATAGCAGGGTATAAGAACGGTGCTATTATGTCTTGGTCTTTAGAAACAG GGAACACTATGTATGACACCACGACAGGTAATAATggaacgaaaaatgaaaattcagGCATTTTTTCTGTGGCAAATTTTCTGATTCAAGACAAGTTAATGTCTTTATTCAATAATGGGAAAGTTGATCTTTACAACAGTAGCTCAGGTGTCTTGATAAGCTCATATGATGTTGATACCAATGTAGAGATGTCCGCTTGTGCAGGAGGTTATGTTGCATTCAGTTGTGAAAAAGAAATACATGTTTGGAAAATAGAAGGACAGGAATTAAAG aaaacaagTGTCTTGCAACACCATCATGATTCTGTATCTACATTgaatttcaataaaactggTGATATATTGGTATCTGGTGGTAGGGATCATACACTGCTATGTTGGACCATTGGCAAGGATGGGATCACACTTGCTGATAACATGAGTGGCATGGGAGCTCCTGTAGATCATGTTGTGTTGTCTGGAAACATTGTGGCAAGCTCATCTAAAAAT gttttcTATGTGAAACTTTGGAACCTGAATCGCACCAAAGTAGTAAAGGATCCACCATCCTTTCCATTTCAATTAGGAAATCATGTAATTAGTAGTTGTGGAAAGTACATCTGCTATTTTTATGAGGATCTCATTATTCATGATCTTGAATTAAAAAGCAATGTAAAAGTAATGAGAGCTGGGAAGAGTGAGATCACATGCATGAAGTTTACACCAGATTCTTGCTACATAGTTTGTGCCACGGTTAAAGGCGATTTAGAGCTTGTTCATTGTGTTGACCATCAAGTAATGCAAACAACATCAATCTCAAATTCCAGTGTTTCCCTTTTAGCACTGAGTAGTGATGGTAGTCAACTGCTTGCTGTAACTGGGAATGGTGATATGGAAACACTGCATTTTATGAAAACAGAAGGGTTTGAACCAGTTATGGAATGTCTCACCTGTAGTATTGGTATAGAAGATGCTGTCACTGCTGTTTCACTTTCCCCAGAAAACTCTGGTTACATAACTGCATTTATTGGAGTAAATTCAGGCATAATTAGTGTTGTTTCAGTGCATTTAGCAGCTGGTTCTTCTCCCAAAGTAACTTTACAAGTCATATTGAAAGAACACAAGAgcaaagttacaaatttaactttgtCAAGTGATCGGCAGATGCTGTTTTCAGGCTCTGAAGGGGCTACTAGGCGAATATGGAAATTTAAG tctGGAGAATGGAAGTTGCACCAAGAAATGTTATTTGATTCCCTACTCAACACTGGAGTTACATGTTCTGCATTCATATCTGATTCCTATGTGATTACTGGATCCCAGGAACGGTCAATTAAGGTTTGGAACACAAACACAG
- the LOC113475294 gene encoding uncharacterized protein LOC113475294, whose translation MRQRPSSKFLRDLPTIDPLADEPQGAEATQTSDAKKESDEKMPVFSDDDDEFDFSDVSTFSEEEAEDFTDSKKKSFYFPFLGEFTILNFTENFRFSYFAVPGYVKDHNQKVKKGILKLPVISEKKNEKTKPRQPKEKKRNNLLKRIEKLNQMGTE comes from the exons ATGCGACAGAGACCATCGTCCAAATTTCTTAGAGATCTCCCAACGATCGACCCGCTGGCGGATGAACCACAAGGAGCAGAAGCAACGCAG ACCAGTGATGCTAAAAAAGAATCAGATGAAAAGATGCCCGTATTCagtgatgatgatgatgagtTCGATTTTTCCGACGTTTCAACTTTCTCGGAAGAGGAAGCAGAAGACTTTACGgattcaaagaaaaaaagtttctacTTTCCGTTTCTTGGCGAGTTCACGATTCTAAACTTTACAGAGAACTTTAGATTCTCGTATTTTGCTGTGCCTGGCTACGTGAAGGATCATAACCAGAAAGTAAAAAAGGGGATACTCAAACTGCCGGTCATTAgtgagaaaaaaaatgaaaaaactaaACCCAGACAGCCGAAAGAGAAGAAGAGAAACAACCTGCTTAAGCGTATAGAAAAGCTTAACCAGATGGGGACAGAATGA